CTTGAGCGGTGCGCAGCAAATAGTCGCGCTTACGCGCGTTCTCGAACGCCTTGGCCAGCATGTTCGGGCTGCCATCCGCGCTGGTTACCTCGAAGCCGGCGCGCAGCAGGCGCACGGAATGGAAGCCAGTCCCGGTGGCGACGTCCAGCACTTTTTTCACACCATGCTCGCGCAGGGCGCGGATGAAGAAATCCCCCTCCGCTTCGGCGCGACCGTCCCAGTCGATGAGCTGATCCCAGCGCTCGACAAAAGGGTGGATGTACTCGGATTTGTAATGATTGGTGTCGCGAACCTCGAGTGGGTCCGATCCGTAATTTTGTTTCATGGAAAGTTCTTGGCTGTTCAGGTTCATCGCGGGTCCTCGAGCGGATGCTGGGCGGCTCGCAGCGCGGGCGCCTATGGGCGACGGGCGCGAACGCACGCCTGCGAGTTTTCGCGGAGCTGGCCTTAGGCGCGTAATCCGGACCATCCAGGCGGATGATTCCGTGAAATTCACCGTAAGACCAGTGATTTGCGGTGCTGACGCGGCATGCGTCAGCGAGATTGAACCCCGCGGAAAGCGCGGGGCAGCGCGTCGCTCCCGTGCCACCGTTGGGCCGGATGCACGATGGAGCGAGAGCGCGACTTGCGATGGCCGCCTGATCTTTACGCAGATCAATGGCAGCCAGATGAGGTGGCAGCGCCGCGAGCGGGCGAAGTGTGAAAACCCGGTACAACAACCGCCGGAAAACAGCCGTCAGTGAAAGACTGTCCGCCCATTCTAGCCGAATACCGCGACAAATTCACCCCGGGGTTGCGCGAGCGCTCCCGTGGTAGGGCAAACCGGCGCTAGAAGCAGCGCGCAATAGGGGTGTAGATGCCTGAGCCGGGGCGGATGTGGCGTTGCCCGTTAGTCCGGCTGGTGCCTTGGTCAGGGTGGTAACTCAGGGGCTAGGGCGCTCAGGTGGAGGCGGCGGCGTCCTTGTCGCGCTCGATCATCGCGTAGGCGGAATGATTGTGAATGGACTCGAAGTTTTCAGATTCCACCACATAGGCGGCCACCCGGGCGTCCTCGTTCAGCAGCCCGGCAATGTCGCGGACGGTGTCTTCGACGAACTTCGGGTTGTCATAGGCGCGCTCAGTGACGTACTTCTCATCAGCGCGCTTGAGCAGGCCAAACAGCTCGCACGAGGCCTGGGATTCGACCAGGTCGATCAGTTCCTCAATCCACAAGAACCCCCGCGTGCGCACGGTGACAGTGACATGCGAGCGCTGATTATGGGCGCCGTAGGCGGAGATTTCCTTCGAGCACGGGCATAGGCTGGTCACCGGAACCACAACGCGGATGGACAGGCAAGGCCTGCCTTGCTTGACCTCGCCGATAAAGGTCACGTCGTAGTCGAGCAGGCTGGCCACGCCACTGATGGGTGCGCGCTTGTTGATGAAAAACGGAAAGCGCATCTCGATGTGACCGGCTTCGGACTCCAGCCGATCGGCCATCTCAGCGAGCATGTCCTTGAAGGTGGTGACGCTGATCTCGGGCTCGTGGTTGTTCAGGATCGCGACGAAGCGCGACATGTGCGTGCCTTTGAAGTCATGCGGCAGATGCACGTACATATTGAAGGTCGCGACCGTATGCTGCTCCTGCCCGCTGCGATCCTGAATGCGCACCGGGTGGCGGATGTCCTTGATGCCGACGCGGTCGATGGCGAGATGCCGGCTGTCGGCACTCGACTGCACATCGGCCATGGCCTGGTCCGAAGAAAGCGGGCCTGCTTTGTCCTGTTGCGAGGGCGGCGGTGCTGTCGGGG
Above is a genomic segment from Thiorhodovibrio litoralis containing:
- the folE2 gene encoding GTP cyclohydrolase FolE2, producing the protein MADVQSSADSRHLAIDRVGIKDIRHPVRIQDRSGQEQHTVATFNMYVHLPHDFKGTHMSRFVAILNNHEPEISVTTFKDMLAEMADRLESEAGHIEMRFPFFINKRAPISGVASLLDYDVTFIGEVKQGRPCLSIRVVVPVTSLCPCSKEISAYGAHNQRSHVTVTVRTRGFLWIEELIDLVESQASCELFGLLKRADEKYVTERAYDNPKFVEDTVRDIAGLLNEDARVAAYVVESENFESIHNHSAYAMIERDKDAAAST